In Oryza sativa Japonica Group chromosome 1, ASM3414082v1, the genomic stretch AACCTCCAGAGGAGGCCATGACACCGGCAAAATAGTTGACAGTATTAAGGATCGCGGTATTAACCAGGTGTATATTATTGGAGGTGATGGTACCCAGAAAGGTGCTTCCGTAATTTATGAGGTAACTCACAGGCTGATAATGATGTAAATAAATGTTTGTGGGATGCCCAATGCTATCTATAACACAAACTTGTTGAAAATGATTTCAGGAAGTTCGGAGGCGAGGCCTCAAATGTTCTGTGGTTGGTGTCCCAAAGACCATAGATAACGACATTGCGGTACTTTCTTCTTTCCAGCACACTTGAGTTTGGATTTTCTTCATGCTAATCGCTAAGATTGATGTTGAATTGTTTGCACAGGTGATCGACAAGTCCTTTGGTTTTGACACTGCGGTGGAGGAGGCTCAGAGGGCCATCAATGCTGCTCATGTTGAGGCTGAGAGTGCAGAGAATGGCATTGGTGTTGTGAAACTAATGGGGCGCAACAGTGGTATGTACCTCCCCAATATGATTATGATTTATGAACTTGCCCCCACATATTCTACCAGAAAGTACTAAGGAGCTTTAAAATTTACTGCTACAGGGTTCATCGCAATGTATGCTACTCTGGCTAGTCGCGATGTGGTATGTTTTAATCATTCTACTTGTTCATTGCATTGATCAATCTAGGGTAAATGCTGAATTATATGGTTGATCTACTTTTTTACTTCAGGATTGTTGCTTAATCCCAGAGTCTCCATTCTATCTAGAAGGAAAAGGTGGACTCCTTGAATTCATCGAGAAACGGCTCAAGGACAATGGCCATATGGTCATTGTAGTGGCTGAGGGTGCTGGGCAAGATCTCATTGCGAAAAGCATGAATTTTGTGGATACTCAAGATGCTTCTGGAAATAAGCTACTTCTGGATGTTGGCCTTTGGCTCTCCCAGAAGATCAAGGTCAGATGTGGTCCAAACCTTCATTTCCTTTTCATAGTGGGGACAACAATGATCTTTGCTTATGcctcattcaattttttttaaaaaatgctgATAATTCTCCAACTACAATAAATTTGATCACATCAGGTTTCTTTTATTGCCACCAATGTAAAACTAAGCCATCATCGAACTAGTACTTTGTCTTCATATTTGTCAATATCGTAAAGCCTGGAAGAACCAAAGAACCATGATGTGCCCTGATCTCATTCAGAATGCTGAATTACTTCCCTTTCTTCATCATGCAGGATCATTTCAAGAAGAAGCGCAACTTCCCCATCACTCTCAAGTACATCGACCCGACATACATGATCCGTGCCGTCAGGTCAAACGCATCCGACAACGTCTACTGCACCCTGCTAGCTCACAGCGCCCTCCACGGCGCCATGGCGGGGTACACCGGCTTCACCGTCGCGCCGGTCAACGGCAGGCACGCGTATATCCCGTTCTACGTAAGTCCAGAACACTCTTTTTCAATGATCAATCTTTAgtgttcagttcagttcagttctTCACACCAGACATCAACCATATCCTGATAATCTGGACACTGAAACTCCGGCGATTTCTACAGAGAATCACGGAGAAGCAGAACAAGGTGGTGATCACGGACAGGATGTGGGCGAGGGTGCTGTGCTCGACGAACCAGCCATGCTTCCTGAGCCACGAGGACGTCGAGCACCTCaagcacgacgacgacgagcaccaCCTGCACAACACGCAGCTCCTCGAAGGCGAGAGCTCGCCGGTGAAGGACTCCTCCAAGTGCAACGGGACAGCAGCGCCAGTGTGAGAACCAacgagaatatatatatatatatatatatatatatatatatatatatatataagcatgTAATTGTAGCTTtctttttgtcctttttttctGAAATGACATTGTGGGGAAGCTACTGTAATAGAATTACCGTGTAATATAGCAAGGCTGGTTTCATCCTCGAAGCAGAATGGTAGGTTTGGTTTTGTTGGGAAAATAGTAAGGGTTTCATGTCATCAATTCATCATCCTACTAGTAATAAGGGTTAATTTTGTAGTATAGTGGATTTGGATCGTGAATCTCGGGCTTGAACTTAGGATGCCAATTCTCATCGAAAATGTACATAGAGCAAACCTTATTTCGCAAAACATTTGTACCGATAACGGCATACaagtaacaaaaaaataatttgtatcTGTGTTGTTCGATGTTCAAATGGCAatgcaaaaataaattacaatggAAAACCATAAAATCagtttcaaaattaaaatttttgcaGCGACTTGTAAGCTGAAAGGTATACAATGGGATTTACGCACCTACCCATGCGTCTTGTGTAGATGACAGTTATTTGAAGTAGTACGGCAGTTC encodes the following:
- the LOC4327301 gene encoding ATP-dependent 6-phosphofructokinase 6; translation: MEAVGVAPAPAGVPEKKLLEVKESRKAAPAAPSTSMAAKWAMKKKLVGGDAGYVLEDVPHLTDYLPELPTYPNPLQDNPAYSVVKQYFVNTDDTVTQKIVVHKTSARGTHFRRAGPRQRVYFQSDEVNAAIVTCGGLCPGLNTVIRELVCGLYDMYGVTSVVGIEGGYKGFYSRNTVALTPKSVNDIHKRGGTVLGTSRGGHDTGKIVDSIKDRGINQVYIIGGDGTQKGASVIYEEVRRRGLKCSVVGVPKTIDNDIAVIDKSFGFDTAVEEAQRAINAAHVEAESAENGIGVVKLMGRNSGFIAMYATLASRDVDCCLIPESPFYLEGKGGLLEFIEKRLKDNGHMVIVVAEGAGQDLIAKSMNFVDTQDASGNKLLLDVGLWLSQKIKDHFKKKRNFPITLKYIDPTYMIRAVRSNASDNVYCTLLAHSALHGAMAGYTGFTVAPVNGRHAYIPFYRITEKQNKVVITDRMWARVLCSTNQPCFLSHEDVEHLKHDDDEHHLHNTQLLEGESSPVKDSSKCNGTAAPV